One Pseudomonas sp. HOU2 genomic window carries:
- a CDS encoding AAA family ATPase yields MQRIVILGNAGSGKSTLARALGRRLDLPVVHLDTLFWEPGWIEPDAEQFRARVREAISADVWICEGNYARRTFDLRLPRADLVIWLDTPRLTCFTRVILRSVLNRPRADLAAGCTEKLDRAFLTFLNFVWNFDRGYRPGIEAVRQAIGPQVPTVHLRCKRQIGAFLDSLPASPEVCLM; encoded by the coding sequence ATGCAACGGATTGTAATTCTTGGCAATGCCGGCAGCGGTAAATCTACCCTTGCCCGCGCCTTGGGCAGGCGTCTCGATCTGCCCGTGGTGCATCTGGACACTTTGTTTTGGGAACCCGGCTGGATCGAGCCAGACGCCGAGCAGTTTCGCGCACGCGTCAGAGAAGCGATATCAGCAGATGTCTGGATCTGTGAGGGCAACTATGCCCGGCGCACATTCGACCTGCGCCTGCCTCGTGCCGATCTGGTCATTTGGCTCGATACGCCGCGGCTCACCTGCTTCACTCGGGTGATCTTGCGCAGCGTATTGAATCGACCTCGTGCAGACCTTGCTGCAGGTTGTACGGAGAAGCTTGATCGGGCGTTCCTGACCTTCCTGAACTTTGTATGGAATTTCGATCGTGGTTATCGCCCTGGTATCGAGGCCGTGCGTCAGGCCATTGGCCCGCAGGTCCCGACGGTGCACTTGCGATGCAAGCGCCAGATTGGCGCATTTCTGGATAGCTTGCCCGCATCACCTGAAGTCTGCCTGATGTGA
- a CDS encoding hydrolase, giving the protein MASETLRNPHTDQLLTPENSALIIIDYQPVQVSSIRSMPRDELVFNITSVAKAAVNYNLPIIHSTVNVATGRNKPPIQELQQVLGHLPTYDRTSINSWEDTQFKQAVKALGRKKLIMTALWTEACLTFPVLDAIQEGYEVYVPVDAVGGTSLAAHEAALRRMEQAGAKLISRVQMYCELQRDWAREVTVPGFLGVFENFDGFNAEKALEEANNKA; this is encoded by the coding sequence ATGGCAAGCGAGACTCTCCGCAACCCCCATACCGATCAGCTACTGACCCCGGAAAACTCGGCGTTGATCATCATCGATTATCAACCTGTTCAGGTTTCTTCGATCCGCTCGATGCCGCGTGATGAACTCGTCTTCAACATAACCAGCGTCGCGAAGGCGGCGGTCAACTACAACCTTCCGATCATCCACTCGACAGTCAATGTCGCGACCGGCCGCAACAAGCCGCCGATCCAGGAGCTGCAACAGGTGCTCGGCCATCTGCCGACCTATGACCGCACATCGATCAACAGTTGGGAGGACACGCAATTTAAGCAGGCAGTCAAGGCGCTCGGGCGCAAGAAGCTCATCATGACTGCACTCTGGACCGAAGCGTGCCTGACATTCCCGGTGCTCGACGCGATCCAGGAAGGTTATGAGGTTTATGTGCCGGTCGATGCGGTCGGCGGTACATCGCTCGCCGCGCACGAGGCGGCGTTGCGCAGAATGGAACAGGCGGGCGCGAAGCTCATCAGCCGGGTGCAAATGTACTGCGAACTACAGCGCGACTGGGCGCGGGAAGTGACCGTGCCGGGCTTTCTGGGCGTATTCGAGAACTTCGACGGGTTCAACGCTGAAAAAGCGCTGGAAGAGGCGAACAACAAGGCCTGA
- a CDS encoding low temperature requirement protein A produces the protein MKSLKYYEENRHATWLELFFDLTFVVTIGQVTHTLGHVHDGHFEHKQLWTFLLLFVPLWWIWSSHTIYSNRFDTDSNLHRLATLFIMLLLIVLSARIGEDLEVNYPLIIACYFGIRAIISIMYISSISKLDSRGELSSRLGFALLVSAVISLSSVIFDPPLRYLVAYIGIVLDILFPVFFWTKLKPLPAHTEHLVERIGLLTLILLGESIISLSGGLSNIHWGYYNVMAAITGFIMICSIWWIYFDSFYLLNKHKSSMSGHALIYSHLFLFMGLALLANLIRHAILNDIAMRDFQIMSITGMVLFFLGKQYGYFIAVSRIRKYILQNTLIVFSLGGLVIFLPRVEYILVGLTVTMICYVLLNFRYR, from the coding sequence ATGAAATCTTTGAAGTATTATGAAGAAAATCGACACGCCACATGGTTGGAGTTGTTTTTTGACCTGACTTTCGTTGTTACGATAGGCCAGGTTACGCACACGCTCGGACATGTTCATGACGGGCACTTTGAACATAAGCAATTATGGACATTCTTACTGCTTTTTGTACCGTTGTGGTGGATCTGGTCCAGTCACACGATTTACTCCAACAGGTTTGATACAGACAGCAATCTTCACCGTTTGGCAACATTATTCATAATGCTCCTGCTCATTGTGCTATCGGCACGGATCGGGGAAGACCTGGAAGTGAACTACCCGCTTATTATTGCCTGCTATTTTGGTATACGTGCGATCATCAGCATCATGTATATTTCGTCCATTAGTAAACTCGATTCTCGCGGCGAGCTTTCCTCAAGGCTCGGCTTCGCCCTATTAGTTAGCGCAGTTATTAGCCTTTCATCCGTTATTTTTGACCCGCCCTTGCGTTACCTTGTTGCTTATATTGGGATTGTTCTTGATATTCTGTTTCCTGTATTTTTCTGGACTAAATTAAAACCGTTGCCAGCACACACAGAGCACTTGGTTGAGCGCATAGGCCTACTCACCCTAATCTTATTGGGGGAGTCAATTATTAGCCTTTCCGGAGGCTTATCTAACATTCATTGGGGTTATTACAATGTGATGGCGGCCATCACCGGATTCATCATGATTTGCAGTATCTGGTGGATCTATTTTGATAGTTTTTACTTATTGAACAAACATAAAAGCAGTATGAGTGGGCACGCCTTAATCTACTCGCACCTTTTTCTTTTTATGGGGCTGGCACTTCTGGCAAATTTGATCAGGCATGCGATCCTGAACGACATTGCGATGCGCGATTTCCAGATTATGTCGATCACCGGCATGGTCTTGTTTTTCCTGGGGAAGCAATATGGCTATTTCATAGCTGTGAGTCGAATAAGGAAATACATACTGCAAAACACCTTGATCGTGTTTTCTTTAGGTGGGTTAGTTATATTTCTACCACGTGTCGAGTACATATTGGTCGGCTTGACAGTCACCATGATTTGTTATGTTCTCCTGAATTTCAGATATCGTTGA
- a CDS encoding cupin domain-containing protein, which yields MNKQEEIAALAILIHDLRKHKKYTLKDLADKIGRSVGFLSQVERGLSRPTVADLTAISETLGVPTTYFYSLPKAKQVPWVTRPDERRTLYYANGITDILVSPQMRASFSMLESHLEPGASSGDRHMSDSSEQGGYVLEGELTLWLGNDDEPVTLKAGDSFQFDSHTHCRYGNLTGQLTRVLWVYT from the coding sequence ATGAACAAGCAAGAAGAAATCGCCGCGCTGGCGATCCTGATCCACGACCTGCGCAAGCACAAGAAATACACCCTCAAGGATCTGGCCGACAAGATCGGCCGTTCGGTGGGTTTTCTCTCGCAAGTCGAACGTGGGCTGTCGCGCCCGACGGTGGCCGATCTCACCGCGATCAGCGAAACCCTCGGTGTGCCGACCACCTATTTCTACAGCCTGCCCAAAGCCAAGCAAGTGCCGTGGGTCACCCGTCCGGACGAACGCCGCACGCTGTATTACGCCAACGGCATCACCGACATTCTGGTGTCGCCGCAGATGCGTGCCTCGTTCTCGATGCTCGAAAGTCATCTGGAGCCGGGCGCGAGCAGTGGCGACCGGCACATGAGCGACAGCTCGGAGCAGGGCGGCTACGTCCTTGAAGGCGAACTGACCTTGTGGCTGGGCAACGACGACGAGCCGGTGACCTTAAAGGCCGGTGACAGCTTTCAATTCGACAGTCACACCCATTGCCGCTACGGCAACCTCACCGGGCAGCTCACCCGCGTGCTGTGGGTCTACACCTGA
- a CDS encoding AraC family transcriptional regulator yields MDQKKGQPGGADWIIRSVQSEGIECIEAWFGSHGYDPHRHDTYSIGRTLAGVQSFHYAGSLRHGVPGNTLVLHPDELHDGMAGTDAGFRYRMAYVDPALIQNILGGEPLPFIAGGISSDPRLFHASAAFVQAVDHPLETLEQQDALYDLAMALRAVGGKPRGRKRLDYRAAERARAFILEHLHSSITLEMLEHASGRECWSLSRDFRTLYGTSPYRFVTLRRLDRFRALVLEGFTLVDAALVAGFHDQSHMTRHFTRCYGIPPMRWLERLRAAR; encoded by the coding sequence ATGGATCAGAAAAAAGGCCAACCTGGCGGCGCCGACTGGATCATCCGCAGTGTTCAATCCGAAGGGATCGAGTGTATTGAAGCGTGGTTCGGCAGCCACGGCTACGATCCCCATCGACACGACACCTACTCGATCGGCCGTACTTTAGCGGGCGTCCAGAGCTTTCACTATGCAGGCTCGCTGCGCCATGGCGTTCCCGGCAACACACTGGTGCTTCACCCCGATGAACTCCACGATGGTATGGCCGGCACCGATGCAGGCTTTCGTTATCGTATGGCCTACGTTGATCCGGCATTAATCCAGAACATCCTGGGGGGAGAACCGTTGCCCTTTATCGCGGGGGGAATTTCCAGTGATCCGCGTCTGTTCCATGCCAGTGCGGCGTTCGTACAAGCAGTGGATCATCCACTGGAAACACTGGAGCAGCAGGACGCGCTCTATGACTTGGCAATGGCATTGCGTGCCGTCGGTGGTAAGCCGCGCGGGCGCAAGCGCCTGGATTACCGCGCAGCCGAGCGCGCCAGAGCGTTTATCCTGGAACATCTGCATTCATCCATTACGCTGGAGATGCTGGAGCATGCCAGTGGACGCGAATGCTGGAGCCTGTCACGCGACTTCAGAACACTTTACGGTACCAGCCCTTACCGATTTGTCACCCTGCGCCGCCTGGATCGGTTCCGCGCATTGGTGCTTGAAGGGTTCACCCTGGTGGATGCGGCCCTCGTCGCGGGTTTCCACGATCAAAGTCATATGACGCGACACTTCACCCGTTGCTACGGAATACCGCCCATGCGCTGGCTGGAGCGATTGCGAGCTGCACGCTGA
- a CDS encoding putative quinol monooxygenase produces the protein MVKVALFVRLEAKPGKEKEVERFLLSGLPLVEEEPATTAWFGIRLGPSTFGIFDAFPDEAGRQAHLSGKVAAALMANAAELFAEPPSIEKVDVLAAKLPG, from the coding sequence ATGGTCAAAGTAGCGTTGTTCGTTCGTCTGGAAGCAAAACCTGGGAAAGAGAAAGAGGTGGAGCGCTTTCTCTTGAGCGGCCTTCCTTTAGTGGAGGAGGAGCCAGCCACTACAGCCTGGTTTGGAATCCGCTTGGGGCCGTCTACCTTTGGCATCTTTGACGCATTCCCGGATGAAGCGGGCCGGCAGGCTCATCTTTCGGGCAAGGTCGCGGCGGCGCTTATGGCAAACGCTGCCGAGCTGTTTGCCGAACCGCCATCAATCGAGAAGGTTGACGTCCTTGCGGCCAAGCTGCCCGGTTAA
- a CDS encoding glutamine synthetase family protein — translation MDAVCSDLLAEVRAFRQRYPEVRYVDLISLDIPGHFYGKRYPVDMLEKVAAGGALKLPQNCVLLGVQGGLFKIGDYCFNDGDPDAVRRLVPGTLKPVTWEAQPLGQMLITSDGTAKPIEFEPREVLAQVLNRLAGKGIHPVVAFELEFYLFDKKLRDGLPQFPRDELTDDADDQPNMHIERLSRFAPVLDEMVEAARAQGIDATVITAELGPGQFEINFGHLDDGLRAADWAALFCRSTRGVALKHGYRASFMAKPYVQHPGSGMHVHVSLYDAAGNNLLAANHQQALRHAVAGCLDLLPHSMPIFAPNQNAMRRLSGTVNTATKASWGYEDRDACLRIPESDTKNLRIEYRLAGADANPYLVLAAILVGLEHGLASGKEPISPLNDDRNSGIDFPTEILDAVRALQHQPQLRAGLGAEFVDVYCENKRQDHLAFMQEISAREYRWYL, via the coding sequence ATGGACGCTGTCTGCTCTGACCTGCTCGCCGAAGTGCGCGCGTTTCGCCAACGCTACCCCGAGGTGCGTTATGTCGACCTGATTTCTCTGGACATTCCGGGGCACTTCTACGGTAAGCGCTATCCGGTCGACATGCTCGAAAAAGTCGCGGCGGGCGGTGCGCTGAAACTGCCGCAGAACTGCGTGCTGCTGGGCGTGCAGGGCGGGTTGTTCAAGATCGGCGATTACTGTTTCAACGACGGCGACCCGGACGCCGTGCGCCGCCTCGTTCCGGGCACACTCAAGCCGGTGACTTGGGAAGCGCAGCCGCTGGGGCAGATGCTGATTACCTCCGACGGCACCGCCAAACCGATCGAATTCGAACCCCGTGAAGTGTTGGCGCAAGTGTTGAATCGACTGGCGGGCAAAGGCATTCACCCGGTCGTGGCGTTCGAGCTTGAGTTCTATCTGTTCGACAAGAAGCTGCGCGACGGCCTGCCGCAATTTCCCCGCGACGAACTGACCGACGATGCCGATGATCAGCCGAACATGCACATCGAACGCCTGTCGCGCTTCGCCCCGGTGCTCGATGAAATGGTGGAAGCAGCGCGGGCTCAGGGCATCGACGCCACGGTGATCACCGCCGAGCTGGGGCCTGGGCAATTCGAGATCAATTTCGGCCATCTGGACGACGGCCTGCGCGCGGCCGATTGGGCGGCGCTGTTCTGTCGCAGCACCCGTGGCGTTGCGCTCAAGCACGGCTACCGCGCCAGTTTCATGGCCAAGCCCTACGTGCAACATCCGGGCAGCGGCATGCACGTGCATGTCAGCCTGTATGACGCCGCCGGCAACAATCTTCTGGCGGCCAATCACCAGCAAGCGCTGCGCCATGCAGTGGCCGGCTGCCTGGATCTGCTGCCGCACAGCATGCCAATCTTCGCCCCGAACCAGAACGCCATGCGCCGCCTGAGCGGCACGGTGAACACCGCGACCAAGGCGAGCTGGGGTTACGAGGATCGCGACGCCTGCCTGCGCATCCCCGAATCGGACACGAAAAACCTGCGCATCGAATACCGGCTGGCCGGCGCCGACGCCAACCCGTATCTGGTGCTGGCGGCAATTCTGGTGGGTCTGGAACATGGTCTGGCATCAGGCAAGGAGCCGATCTCGCCACTCAACGACGATCGCAACAGCGGTATCGATTTTCCGACGGAAATCCTCGACGCGGTGCGCGCTCTGCAGCACCAGCCGCAACTGCGTGCGGGACTGGGTGCCGAGTTCGTCGACGTGTATTGCGAGAACAAGCGTCAGGATCACCTGGCATTCATGCAGGAGATCAGTGCGCGGGAGTATCGCTGGTATTTGTGA
- a CDS encoding PhzF family phenazine biosynthesis protein yields MPLSLPFEQVDVFADHSCEGNALAVVADADELTTEQMQAFARWTQLSETTFLLKPQTPQAQYRVRIFTPLRELPFAGHPTLGSCKVWLARNGNPGQVEIIQECPAGLIRVRRQGPHLAFCAPPLVRSGPLDAMTSNLIEQGLGLAAGQIRASQWVDNGPGWAGVLLGSREEVLAIKPDYAALQGLNVGVIAPWNGPQAETDVEVRAFMGEECNEDSVTGSLNASLAQWLIGAGILNDRYSVSQGSAIGRRGRLHIENVDGTVWVGGAVQHCVSGRVVF; encoded by the coding sequence ATGCCGCTCTCTTTGCCGTTCGAACAAGTCGATGTATTCGCTGATCACTCTTGCGAAGGCAACGCGCTGGCCGTCGTGGCGGATGCCGATGAGCTGACAACCGAGCAGATGCAGGCGTTTGCCCGGTGGACGCAACTCAGTGAGACCACTTTTCTGTTGAAACCCCAAACGCCGCAAGCGCAGTACCGCGTACGGATTTTTACTCCGCTGCGCGAGCTGCCCTTTGCTGGCCACCCTACCCTGGGCAGCTGCAAGGTATGGCTGGCCCGAAATGGAAATCCCGGGCAAGTCGAGATTATTCAGGAATGCCCGGCAGGCTTGATTCGGGTACGCAGGCAAGGCCCTCACCTGGCGTTTTGCGCGCCGCCGCTGGTGCGCAGCGGGCCGCTGGATGCGATGACGTCAAACCTGATCGAACAAGGGCTCGGACTCGCCGCCGGGCAGATCCGGGCCAGCCAGTGGGTAGACAACGGCCCCGGCTGGGCGGGCGTGTTGCTGGGGAGTCGCGAAGAAGTGCTGGCGATCAAACCCGATTACGCGGCGCTGCAGGGGTTGAATGTCGGGGTTATTGCGCCATGGAATGGGCCGCAGGCCGAAACCGACGTGGAAGTCAGAGCCTTCATGGGCGAAGAATGCAACGAGGACTCGGTCACTGGCAGCCTCAATGCGAGCCTGGCTCAGTGGCTGATCGGCGCGGGCATCCTGAACGACCGCTACAGCGTGAGCCAGGGCAGCGCCATCGGGCGCCGCGGGCGACTGCACATCGAAAACGTCGACGGTACCGTATGGGTTGGCGGAGCAGTACAGCACTGTGTTTCGGGGCGGGTGGTCTTTTGA
- a CDS encoding cupin domain-containing protein — MSELHQQHSSFPVNLAHKASLIEQHWSPRVVAEMNDYQFKVVRIEGEFIWHSHPETDEAFLVLEGTLRIDLPEGCVYVNPGELYVVPRGVKHRTAAKGEVKLMMIEPRGILNTGHEEGERTALNDVWI; from the coding sequence ATGTCAGAGCTGCATCAGCAACACTCATCGTTTCCTGTAAACCTGGCTCATAAGGCTTCGCTCATCGAACAGCACTGGAGCCCCAGAGTTGTTGCGGAAATGAATGACTACCAGTTCAAGGTTGTGCGAATCGAAGGCGAATTCATCTGGCACTCACATCCCGAGACCGACGAAGCATTTCTTGTCCTGGAGGGCACCTTGCGCATCGACCTGCCGGAAGGCTGCGTCTATGTGAATCCGGGTGAACTGTATGTGGTGCCCCGTGGCGTTAAACATCGCACGGCTGCCAAAGGTGAAGTAAAACTGATGATGATCGAGCCACGAGGGATTTTGAACACCGGGCATGAAGAGGGCGAAAGAACAGCGTTGAACGACGTCTGGATATAA
- a CDS encoding LysR family transcriptional regulator → MDIEELQTFVEVADAGGISQAALRLGVSKSIVSRRLARLETELGVQLLARSTRGAALTEAGATFRDYAARVCTEIDIAKETILPAGALRGRLRVAVPLSFGPSHFAPMLAEMARRHPQLHIQTCYSDRFVDLIAEGYDCAIRVGYMQDSNLIAKRIGPVYGKLVASPAYINAHGAPETPDELLAHQALMQGTEAWQFMDGDKVITVRPQGRFKADNGIALVAAATAGLGVAYLPDCLTHEHVASGALVPIMTNHPPPPAGAYIIRPPGPHPARKIRVLTELLIEFFGETPHLAVQPLSHQADFR, encoded by the coding sequence GTGGATATCGAAGAACTGCAGACCTTCGTGGAAGTGGCTGATGCCGGGGGCATTTCGCAGGCAGCCCTGCGGCTTGGCGTGTCGAAATCGATCGTCAGCCGCCGCCTGGCTCGGCTTGAAACCGAATTGGGTGTGCAACTGCTGGCCCGCTCCACGCGCGGAGCGGCGCTCACCGAGGCCGGTGCGACGTTCCGGGACTACGCCGCCAGGGTTTGCACCGAGATCGACATCGCCAAGGAAACGATCCTGCCCGCCGGCGCCCTCCGCGGCCGCTTACGCGTGGCCGTGCCACTGTCGTTCGGCCCGAGTCACTTCGCCCCGATGCTGGCAGAAATGGCGCGTCGGCACCCGCAGCTGCACATCCAGACCTGTTACAGCGATCGCTTCGTTGACCTCATTGCCGAGGGCTACGATTGCGCCATCCGGGTGGGCTATATGCAGGACTCCAATCTGATCGCCAAACGGATTGGCCCGGTCTACGGCAAGCTCGTCGCGAGCCCCGCTTACATCAACGCGCACGGCGCGCCCGAGACACCGGATGAACTGCTTGCCCATCAGGCGCTCATGCAAGGCACCGAAGCCTGGCAGTTCATGGATGGCGACAAAGTCATCACGGTTCGTCCGCAAGGCCGCTTCAAGGCCGACAACGGCATCGCCCTGGTCGCCGCTGCGACCGCAGGCCTCGGTGTCGCCTACCTGCCTGACTGCCTCACCCATGAACACGTGGCATCCGGCGCACTGGTGCCGATCATGACAAACCATCCTCCGCCTCCGGCCGGTGCCTACATCATCCGTCCGCCGGGACCGCATCCTGCGCGCAAAATTCGTGTGCTCACTGAACTGCTGATCGAGTTCTTCGGCGAAACGCCACACCTGGCGGTGCAGCCGCTGTCACATCAGGCAGACTTCAGGTGA
- a CDS encoding redoxin domain-containing protein, with protein sequence MNTLEFDDAQKTNGDLVQGPLPAGTVAPDFTLHATPDQQLSLRELKGNPVILAFYPADWTSVCGDQLTLYNQLLPTFREYGAVLLGISVDSAWCHQAFAKDRNFHFSLLADFEPKGAVARQYGVYESQLGVCKRALFVIDKEGVVAWSYVSPMAINPGADGILDALDALANSPQGTPIKN encoded by the coding sequence ATGAATACTTTAGAGTTCGATGATGCACAAAAAACCAATGGCGACCTGGTTCAGGGTCCGCTGCCGGCCGGCACTGTCGCGCCCGACTTCACTCTTCACGCAACCCCTGATCAACAGTTGTCGCTGCGCGAGTTAAAGGGGAACCCCGTGATACTGGCGTTTTATCCCGCTGACTGGACTTCGGTGTGTGGTGACCAACTGACCTTGTACAACCAGTTGTTACCCACCTTCAGAGAATACGGTGCGGTGCTATTGGGTATCTCGGTTGACAGCGCCTGGTGTCATCAGGCCTTTGCCAAAGATAGGAATTTTCACTTCAGCCTGCTGGCCGATTTCGAGCCCAAAGGGGCGGTGGCACGACAGTATGGAGTGTACGAGTCCCAGCTCGGAGTTTGTAAGAGGGCACTGTTCGTGATTGACAAGGAGGGGGTGGTCGCCTGGAGCTACGTCTCACCAATGGCAATCAACCCTGGGGCGGACGGCATTCTGGATGCGCTGGATGCTCTGGCGAATTCGCCACAAGGCACGCCAATCAAAAATTAA
- a CDS encoding thioredoxin domain-containing protein — protein sequence MATLKVPVSANDHRQGSVHAKVTLVEFGDYECPYCGEAYWMVKNLQQHFRDDLLFVFRNFPLTTAHPHALGAAVTAEYAGSRGFFWEAHDELYENQDRLGLPLYRAIVLKHGLSREEFDLAMQEDTYIPKIQADFNGGVRSGVNGTPAFYIDGLRYDGVPEFIGMSQMIELLLVRGRNR from the coding sequence ATGGCCACTCTCAAAGTCCCGGTAAGTGCCAACGACCATCGTCAGGGAAGTGTGCATGCCAAGGTCACCTTGGTGGAATTTGGCGACTATGAATGTCCCTATTGCGGTGAAGCGTATTGGATGGTCAAGAATCTGCAGCAGCATTTTCGCGATGATTTGCTGTTCGTGTTCCGTAACTTCCCTCTGACCACCGCTCACCCCCATGCATTGGGTGCAGCGGTCACCGCTGAGTATGCCGGGAGTCGAGGATTCTTCTGGGAGGCCCACGACGAATTGTACGAAAATCAGGATCGATTGGGCCTGCCGCTGTATCGCGCCATCGTTCTCAAACACGGCCTTTCCAGGGAGGAATTCGATCTTGCAATGCAAGAGGACACTTACATCCCCAAAATACAAGCCGATTTCAATGGCGGTGTACGCAGCGGCGTGAATGGCACCCCAGCGTTTTACATTGACGGGCTTCGCTATGACGGAGTTCCAGAGTTCATCGGGATGAGTCAGATGATTGAGCTTTTGTTAGTGCGTGGACGAAATCGCTAG
- a CDS encoding LLM class oxidoreductase — protein MYRPSTIPYQQHRGFSRTFTQGHLSLGLFFPMEAFDGDTPSMLNQVTLAKQAEALGFCALWFRDVPLRDPGFGDVGQVFDPWVYLGYMAAHTSEIALGTASIAIPLHHPLHTAKASASVDQLSTGRLILGVASGDRPVEFSAFGVDPERRGEIFREHYEVIRQAHSTSFEPIHWSTGEMHGADLIPKPTTQFIPMLVTGNSRQSLDWIARESNGWINYPRIPNMQRLVVEDWRLEVTRQCGSVYKPFTQSLYIDLDENPSTPPTRIHLGFKLGRYHLRFLLESLEEIGVDHVILNLKYGKRPAAEVIEELGTHIVAQFGVQPRPAAH, from the coding sequence ATGTATCGGCCGAGCACGATTCCTTACCAGCAGCATCGAGGGTTCAGCCGAACCTTCACTCAGGGGCATTTGAGCCTTGGATTATTCTTTCCCATGGAGGCGTTCGACGGGGACACTCCGAGCATGCTCAACCAGGTCACACTGGCTAAACAAGCCGAGGCGCTGGGCTTCTGCGCGCTCTGGTTTCGCGACGTGCCGCTTCGCGACCCTGGCTTCGGCGATGTCGGCCAAGTCTTCGACCCCTGGGTTTACCTGGGTTATATGGCCGCCCATACCTCGGAGATTGCACTTGGCACCGCTTCCATTGCCATCCCTTTGCACCATCCCCTGCACACGGCCAAGGCGTCAGCCAGCGTCGATCAGTTGAGCACAGGTCGCTTGATTCTGGGGGTGGCTTCGGGAGATCGGCCGGTGGAGTTTTCGGCTTTTGGTGTCGATCCCGAAAGGCGTGGAGAAATCTTTCGAGAACACTACGAAGTGATTCGGCAAGCCCACAGCACCAGTTTTGAGCCCATCCACTGGAGCACTGGCGAAATGCACGGCGCAGACCTGATTCCGAAACCCACCACCCAATTCATTCCAATGCTGGTGACCGGCAACAGTCGCCAGTCACTGGATTGGATCGCGCGTGAGAGCAACGGATGGATCAACTATCCACGCATACCGAATATGCAGCGGCTGGTCGTGGAAGATTGGCGGCTGGAGGTCACCAGGCAATGTGGCTCTGTGTACAAGCCCTTTACTCAGTCGCTGTACATCGATCTCGATGAGAATCCGTCCACGCCACCCACACGTATCCATTTGGGGTTCAAACTTGGACGTTACCATCTACGTTTTTTGCTGGAGTCGCTTGAGGAAATCGGCGTGGACCACGTCATTCTCAATCTCAAATATGGCAAGCGCCCTGCGGCGGAGGTTATTGAGGAATTGGGTACGCACATCGTTGCGCAGTTCGGAGTGCAGCCGCGTCCGGCAGCGCATTGA